A single genomic interval of Lathyrus oleraceus cultivar Zhongwan6 chromosome 7, CAAS_Psat_ZW6_1.0, whole genome shotgun sequence harbors:
- the LOC127103693 gene encoding uncharacterized protein LOC127103693: MAIQNEPAKLRWGELEEDDGEDLDFLLPPRQVIGPDENGIKRVIEYQFDDDGNKVKITTTTRTRKLANARLSKRAVERRSWPKFGDAVHEDVGARLTMVSTEEIVLERPKPLGSSKEDAKNSDPLAQFNKGAVLMVCRTCGKKGDHWTSRCPYKDLAPQSEGFVDKPPTADGSVTATSGPAKGTYVPPSLRAGAERTTGSDMRRRNDENSVRVTNLSEDTREPDLLELFRPFGAVSRVYVAIDQKTGMSRGFGFVNFVSREDAQRAINKLNGYGYDNLILRVEWATPRTT, encoded by the exons ATGGCGATTCAAAACGAACCGGCGAAGCTAAGGTGGGGAGAATTGGAAGAAGATGACGGTGAAGATCTCGATTTTCTGTTACCTCCACGTCAGGTGATTGGTCCTGACGAAAACGGAATCAAGAGGGTAATTGAATACCAGTTTGATGACGATGGTAATAAGGTTAAGATCACAACAACCACTCGCACTCGCAAACTCGCCAACGCGCGTCTCAGCAAACGCGCCGTCGAACGCCGTTCGTGGCCTAAGTTTGGAGATGCTGTCCATGAAGATGTTGGTGCTCGCCTCACTATGGTCTCCACTGAAGAAATCGTTCTCGAACGCCCCAAACCTCTTG GTTCCAGCAAGGAGGATGCAAAGAATAGTGACCCGTTGGCTCAGTTCAATAAGGGTGCTGTTCTTATGGTGTGCAGGACTTGTGGGAAGAAGGGTGACCATTGGACTTCAAGGTGTCCTTATAAGGATCTTGCACCGCAGTCTGAGGGCTTTGTTGATAAACCTCCAACGGCAGATGGTTCTGTGACTGCTACAAGTGGTCCGGCTAAGGGTACATATGTACCTCCTAGCCTGAGAGCTGGTGCGGAGAGGACTACTGGGTCAGACATGAGGCGGAGGAACGATGAGAATTCTGTTCGGGTAACCAACCTCTCGGAGGACACACGGGAGCCTGATTTGCTTGAGCTTTTCCGGCCTTTTGGTGCTGTCAGCAGGGTCTATGTTGCTATAGATCAAAAGACCGGCATGAGTAGAGGCTTTGGCTTTGTTAACTTTGTCAGCAGGGAAGATGCTCAGAGGGCTATTAACAAACTCAATGGATATGGCTACGACAATCTCATTCTGAGAGTTGAGTGGGCCACCCCTAGAACAACCTAA